A stretch of the Medicago truncatula cultivar Jemalong A17 chromosome 5, MtrunA17r5.0-ANR, whole genome shotgun sequence genome encodes the following:
- the LOC11436415 gene encoding probable acyl-activating enzyme 6: MNQLTRNQANSTALTPLTFLERAATVYGNSISIIYNNTSFTWSQTHKRCLQLASSLSSLGIQKGDVVSVLSPNTPAMYELHFSVPMSGAILNNLNFRLDHKTLSVLLIHSESKLIFVDILSLSLTLNALSLFPTNIQQPKLVLIMDETLAPHQIPPLPKNVNIINTYEGLVAKGDPYFKWIRPDSEWDPITLNYTSGTTSSPKGVVHCHRATFIVSLDSLIDWSVPVQPVFLWTLPMFHSNGWSYPWAMAAVGGINICTRRTDAPTIYTLIESHGVTHMCAAPVVLNMLSNFNKTEPLKKPVHVLTGGSSPPTAILTRAERLGFEVSHGFGMTEVIGVIVSCAWKREWDRFPATEKARMKARQGVRKVGVAEVDVVGPTGESVKNDGVTVGEIVVKGACVMLGYFKDEIATSQCIKKNGWFYTGDVAVMHEDGYLEIKDRSKDLIISGGENMSSVEVEGVLYMHSAVKEAAVVARPDDFWGETPCGFVSLKDELKKNDIPTDNEIKEFCKEKLPHFMMPKTIVFMKELPKTSTGKVQKHVLRKVAKKMGSLSLPPPPRLISRI, translated from the coding sequence ATGAACCAGTTAACCAGAAACCAAGCAAATTCAACGGCTCTAACCCCACTCACCTTCTTAGAAAGAGCAGCCACTGTCTATGGCAACTCCATTTCAATCATATACAACAATACCTCATTCACTTGGTCTCAAACCCACAAAAGATGTCTTCAACTTGCTTCATCACTTTCTTCCCTCGGCATCCAAAAAGGCGATGTCGTCTCCGTCCTTTCCCCCAACACTCCGGCCATGTACGAGCTTCATTTCTCCGTTCCAATGTCCGGCGCCATTCTCAATAACCTCAACTTCCGACTTGACCACAAAACCCTCTCCGTTCTTCTCATCCACAGTGAATCAAAACTCATTTTTGTTgacattctctctctttctcttaccCTCAATGCTCTCTCTTTATTCCCAACAAACATCCAACAACCTAAGCTCGTCCTCATAATGGATGAAACCCTAGCACCGCACCAGATTCCTCCACTTCCAAAAAACGTAAACATTATCAACACCTATGAGGGTCTTGTAGCAAAGGGTGATCCATATTTCAAATGGATCCGACCTGACTCAGAGTGGGATCCAATTACGTTAAACTACACCTCCGGAACGACGTCGTCTCCGAAAGGTGTAGTGCATTGTCACAGAGCAACGTTCATTGTTTCTCTTGATTCTCTCATTGACTGGTCAGTTCCGGTTCAACCGGTTTTCTTGTGGACATTACCGATGTTTCATTCTAATGGATGGAGCTACCCGTGGGCAATGGCTGCAGTTGGAGGAATTAATATCTGCACGCGTAGGACAGACGCGCCGACGATCTATACTTTGATTGAATCTCATGGTGTAACACACATGTGTGCTGCACCGGTTGTTCTTAACATGCTgtcaaacttcaacaaaacTGAACCGTTAAAAAAACCGGTTCATGTTTTAACGGGAGGATCGTCACCTCCAACGGCGATTCTCACACGTGCGGAGAGGTTAGGGTTTGAGGTTAGTCATGGATTTGGAATGACGGAGGTGATTGGGGTGATTGTGTCGTGTGCTTGGAAGAGAGAATGGGATAGGTTTCCGGCAACGGAGAAGGCGAGGATGAAGGCGAGGCAAGGTGTGAGGAAGGTGGGGGTGGCGGAGGTTGATGTGGTGGGACCCACTGGTGAAAGTGTGAAGAATGATGGTGTAACCGTTGGTGAGATCGTTGTAAAAGGTGCATGTGTTATGTTAGGTTATTTTAAAGATGAGATTGCCACATCGCAGTGTATCAAAAAGAATGGTTGGTTTTATACGGGTGATGTTGCGGTTATGCATGAGGATGGGTATTTGGAGATTAAAGATAGGTCAAAAGATTTGATAATAAGTGGCGGAGAGAATATGAGTAGTGTGGAGGTTGAGGGGGTTTTGTATATGCATTCGGCGGTTAAGGAGGCGGCGGTGGTGGCGAGACCAGATGATTTTTGGGGGGAGACGCCGTGTGGGTTTGTGAGTTTGAAagatgaattgaagaagaatgatATTCCGACTGATAATGAGATTAAGGAGTTTTGTAAAGAGAAGTTGCCGCATTTTATGATGCCTAAAACAATTGTGTTTATGAAGGAATTGCCAAAGACATCAACCGGAAAGGTTCAAAAACATGTGCTTAGAAAGGTTGCTAAGAAGATGGGATCGTTGTCCTTACCACCGCCGCCGCGTCTTATTAGTCGCATTTAA